The Deltaproteobacteria bacterium genomic interval CTGAAAGCGTCCGCCTGCACTGAAACCGAGCGCTCAAGCTCGCCGGTTCCCAGTATTTTTACCGGGTTCCTGCCTTTTATAAGACCAGCGCCCAGAAGCTCGTCGCGAGTAATCACATCCCCTTCTTTAAAGCGGTTGAGATCACGAATGTTCACCAGGTCGTATTCGAGGGTTCGCCTGCTCGTAAACCCTCGCTTGGGCGATCTCAGCTTCAAAGCCGTCTGGCCTCCCTCAAACCACGGCGGCAACTTTCCGCCGGACCTGGACCTCTGCCCTTTATGGCCCCTTCCGCTTGTTTTTCCGGTGCTGCCGGTCCCCCTGCCGACTCTTTTTTTCTGTTTCTTCGAACCCGGCGGGGGAGATAAATTATTAAGCATTATAAAACCCTCTTTGTTTTAAATTTAATTCGCTTCCCTCCGGAAAATCCGAAAGCCCGGAGAGAGCTCAATGTTGCAAAACCTCAATTTAACAAAGACTTCGGAAGATCCAGCTCTTTAATATCCTTGCCCCTGATCCTGGCCACTTCGTCGGGCATTCTGAGCGACGCAAGTCCGTTTATGGCGGCCTGTACGACATTTAAAGGGTTCGTTGATCCCACGACCTTCGAAAGGATGTCATGAATACCCGAAAGCTCGACAACCGCTCTTACGGCGCCCCCCGCTATTACTCCGGTACCGGGGGAAGCGGGCTTCAGCATGACTTTGCTGGATACGTGCACACCTATTATTTCATGAGGGATAGTGCTTCCCAGAATAGGAACTCTGATAAGGCTCTTTTTCGCTTTCTCAATCGCCTTCCTTATGGCGTCCGGCACTTCGTTGGATTTTCCCAAACCCGAACCTATTACGCCTCCCGAATTACCGACAACCGCCAACGCGGTAAAATGGAACCTCTTGCCGCCTTTGGTTACTTTCGCTACACGCCTTATATGAACTACTTTTTCTTTGAGCTCGAACTCGTTCGGATCAATGTTTTCTTTTTGCAAGAATACCTCCCTCAACAAAACTGCTTTTTCTGTTTGCTCTAAAACTCAAGACCGGCCTCCCTCGCGGCATCCGCAAAGGATTTTATCCTTCCGTGATAGGGGTAGCCGCCGCGGTCAAAGGAGACTTGTTTGATGCCTTTCGAGAGCGCAAGCTCGCCGAGATATTTGCCCACAATTTTGGCCTCTTCCACTTTCTTTTTATTTTCCTCTCCCAGCAGTCCCTTTACTTCAGGCGTAAGGGAGGAGGCGGAAACCAGGGTATTGGCACTAACGTCATCTATTATCTGCGCATAGATATGCCTTGAGGACTTGAACACGGAGAGTCTCGGCCTTTCGGCATTTCCGCTTATTTTTCTTCTGACCCTCGAGTGTCTTAGGGCTTTTTTAATTTTTCTGCTTGCTCTTTTCATTACGCCTTCGCACCTGCCTTGCCAGGTTTCAATTTCAATTTCTCGTCCGAATACCTGATTCCCTTTCCTTTATATGAATCGGGCGGTCTCAACTCGCGGATCCTGGCCGCGGTCTGACCTAACACCTGCTTGTCGATCCCCTTTAATATGAGTCTAGTTCCCCTTTCCTCGAATTCAGCCGATATACCTTCCGGCAGAGTGAAATCCACAGGATTCGAATATCCCAGATTGAACTTTATACCGTTCTTGCCCGCAGCCTCCGCCCTGTAACCCACCCCTACAATCTCAAGAGTCCGCGTAAATCCGTCGCTCACTCCCGTAACCATGTTGGATATAACCGAACGGGCGAGGCCGTGAAGAGCCTTTATGCGCTTTTCATCGTTCTTTCTTTCAACCAGAATCGTTTGTTCTTCGACTTGAGCGCTTATACCGTCCGGGATATCCCAGGAGAGCTTCCCCTTTCCTCCCTCAATTTCCACAAGTCTTCCCTTCCGGCTGATCTTTACGCCGCTTGGAACCGTTATCGGTTTTCTGCCAATTCGAGACATTCAAACTCCCTCACAATATAGAACAGATAATCTCGCCGCCGACGCCCTGACTGCGAGCTTCGGAACCCGTCATTATCCCCTTGGATGTTGAAAGAATACAAACCCCCAAGCCGCCTTTGACCCGGGGAATTTCGTCTTTATTCACATAGACCCTTCTGCTCGGCCTGCTTATTCTCTTGATCTCCAGTATTACGCTTTTTTTGTCAGGCGTGTATGCAAGCACGATATTAATGCTCTTCGTACCGTCTTTTTCTCCGATACTGTAATCGGAAACATATCCCTCTTCCTTTAATATCCTTGCCAGCTCAACCTTTATTGTCGACACGGGTATCGATACGGTTTTATGACCTGCTATCAATCCGTTACGAACTCTTGTCAGCATATCAGATATTGGGTCTGTCATATTCCTGATCGCCCCTTTTATTAATTATTAAAATTCCTTGGATTCTAATTGCCGTTATTTACCAGCTGGACTTTCTAACACCCGGCAATCTGCCGAAACTCGCAAGATCCCTGAAGCATAACCTGCACATATTGAATTCCCGGAGAAAACCTCTCGGCCTGCCGCAAAGAGGACAGCGGTTTCTCTGTCTTACCTTAAATTTGGGCTCTCTTTTGGATTTCTCCATTAATGCTTTGCGTGTCATCAAATCCCTCTCTTAATTATTTGCAAAAGGCATTCCGAACTCTTCCAGCAATCCTCTTGCCTCTTCATCCGTTTTGGCTGTGGTTACTATGCTTACGTTCATTCCTTTGACTGTTTGCACCTTGCTGTAGTCTATTTCCGGAAAAATTATCTGCTCCCTGAGCCCGAGCGTGTAATTTCCCCTTCCGTCAAAGGCTTTTGACGAAACACCCCTGAAGTCCCTGACTCTGGGAAGGGCGAGGTTGACGAGTCTGTCCAGAAACTCGTACATCTTATCGCCGCGAAGGGTAACCGAGCATCCTATGGGCAGTCCCTCTCTTAACTTGAACCCCGCTATTGAGTGCTTGGAGTTTCTTATTACGGGTCTCTGGCCCGTGATGCTTGAAATTTCCTCAACTGCTTCGTCAATAACCTTTTTATCTCTGCCCGCGTCGGTTAATTTGCCGAGCCCCATATTAATGACAATCTTCTCGATCCTGGGGATCTGCATAGGGTTACCGTAGGAGAACCTTTCCTTTAATGACGGGATTACCTTTTCATTGTAAATGCTTT includes:
- a CDS encoding type Z 30S ribosomal protein S14; amino-acid sequence: MTRKALMEKSKREPKFKVRQRNRCPLCGRPRGFLREFNMCRLCFRDLASFGRLPGVRKSSW
- the rplE gene encoding 50S ribosomal protein L5, encoding MAPRLKSIYNEKVIPSLKERFSYGNPMQIPRIEKIVINMGLGKLTDAGRDKKVIDEAVEEISSITGQRPVIRNSKHSIAGFKLREGLPIGCSVTLRGDKMYEFLDRLVNLALPRVRDFRGVSSKAFDGRGNYTLGLREQIIFPEIDYSKVQTVKGMNVSIVTTAKTDEEARGLLEEFGMPFANN
- the rplR gene encoding 50S ribosomal protein L18, which codes for MKRASRKIKKALRHSRVRRKISGNAERPRLSVFKSSRHIYAQIIDDVSANTLVSASSLTPEVKGLLGEENKKKVEEAKIVGKYLGELALSKGIKQVSFDRGGYPYHGRIKSFADAAREAGLEF
- the rplO gene encoding 50S ribosomal protein L15; its protein translation is MLNNLSPPPGSKKQKKRVGRGTGSTGKTSGRGHKGQRSRSGGKLPPWFEGGQTALKLRSPKRGFTSRRTLEYDLVNIRDLNRFKEGDVITRDELLGAGLIKGRNPVKILGTGELERSVSVQADAFSKTAAKKIEEKGGKADII
- the rpsE gene encoding 30S ribosomal protein S5, encoding MQKENIDPNEFELKEKVVHIRRVAKVTKGGKRFHFTALAVVGNSGGVIGSGLGKSNEVPDAIRKAIEKAKKSLIRVPILGSTIPHEIIGVHVSSKVMLKPASPGTGVIAGGAVRAVVELSGIHDILSKVVGSTNPLNVVQAAINGLASLRMPDEVARIRGKDIKELDLPKSLLN
- the rpsH gene encoding 30S ribosomal protein S8; protein product: MTDPISDMLTRVRNGLIAGHKTVSIPVSTIKVELARILKEEGYVSDYSIGEKDGTKSINIVLAYTPDKKSVILEIKRISRPSRRVYVNKDEIPRVKGGLGVCILSTSKGIMTGSEARSQGVGGEIICSIL
- the rplF gene encoding 50S ribosomal protein L6, with product MSRIGRKPITVPSGVKISRKGRLVEIEGGKGKLSWDIPDGISAQVEEQTILVERKNDEKRIKALHGLARSVISNMVTGVSDGFTRTLEIVGVGYRAEAAGKNGIKFNLGYSNPVDFTLPEGISAEFEERGTRLILKGIDKQVLGQTAARIRELRPPDSYKGKGIRYSDEKLKLKPGKAGAKA